GGCCGTCATCGGGACCGACGAGTACCTGTTCGGGCCGCGGGACTACGCCGAGGCGTTCGCGGCCTACGCCGACGCCCACGGCGTCGACCGGGTCGTCGTCGACCCCGAGTACGAACCCGGGGTGACGGCGCCGATGCTCCAGCCGCTGGAACGCGAACTCGACCGGGTAGGGCTTGCCTACGACGAGGCGCCGGTCGAGCGCCCCGCCCGCCACGAGCGGCTGGTCGGCCGCCGCGGGCGCGAGCGCGGCCGGCGGTTCCTCGCGACGTTCGCGCTCTCGTACGCCTTCTACATGATCCTCGGCGACCTCTCGTACTGGTTCGACTGGGTGACCGGCGCGGCCGTCGGCCTGATCGTCGCGCTGACGCTCTCGCAGGTGACGTTCACGGTGGCGCCGACGCTCCGGCACTCGCCCGGTCGGGTCCTGCGGTTCGTGCTCTACCTCCCCTACCTGCTGTCCGAGATCCTAAAGGCCAACCTCGCGGTCTCGCTCGTGATCCTCCGGCCGTCGATGCCGATCGACCCGCGGATGACGCGGGTGAACGCGCTCGTCCGCGGCGGCCTCCCGCTGCTCGCGCTGGCCAACAGCATCACGCTGACGCCGGGGACGCTCACCGTACGGGCGGACGACCAGCGGCTGCTCGTCCACACGC
The Salinilacihabitans rarus DNA segment above includes these coding regions:
- a CDS encoding monovalent cation/H+ antiporter subunit E — encoded protein: MATERVLVPLSESVTVRQTVAYAVQSGVAEGNETLVCHLVVAVPFQGETPEGRHSIEEAERLLDRAENWVEEDAVATSVDVEVETAVIGTDEYLFGPRDYAEAFAAYADAHGVDRVVVDPEYEPGVTAPMLQPLERELDRVGLAYDEAPVERPARHERLVGRRGRERGRRFLATFALSYAFYMILGDLSYWFDWVTGAAVGLIVALTLSQVTFTVAPTLRHSPGRVLRFVLYLPYLLSEILKANLAVSLVILRPSMPIDPRMTRVNALVRGGLPLLALANSITLTPGTLTVRADDQRLLVHTLIPDAREDLFDGGLERGVRFVFYGRRAAALATPRERGDVAVVDGEDEADEAAEPAPAGGDGA